GAGAAAACCCAAGCCCACGGCTTCCGGGTGGCAGTACCCTGTCTCCCTGAGGCTTGCTCTTGACTTTGCACATTTGACCCTGTTTCTCACGGGCATCATCCAGGAGTGTGTTTGTCCAGACAGCCGTGGCGGGGGGCACCGAAAGCAGGGCCCCACAGCCCAACCCTGGCGGCTCTTCGGTCCTTGCCCCCCATATCCGGTGGTGGTAGTAAATTGTGCTTAGTAACAACTGGAGTGGCAGGGAGACCTGTGTTTGTTCCTCGTGGGGCCACCTACGCGTTCCTTAATAGGGATGGTGATATGCACCCCCTGAATTCGACTCCTGTGCAGTGGTCAGGGGAGGGCAGTTAGACCCCTTGCTCCAAAGAGTTCCGTGGTGGAGATATGTGATGCTCGGGTCCCTCTGCTTCCTGACTTTCCCAGACACCAGAAAGAAGGAGGCTGGGGGTGGTCCCAGCTGAGCTGCCTTTGGTGGGGGACCGCAGAGGCTTCTgtgccccacccctgcagccaGCTCCCTGGGCCCTTTTGTAACTCCATACCCAAGGTGGGAGGAGGAGCGAGCCCTTCtcttctgctcctgcctctccaAGAGCACAGATGGGAGGTCATCCGGGGTGTGGACAGGATGTGCTGACAATCCCCATGTGGCTGGGGACTGGATGGGGGAGGAGAAGCCTTACTCCCAGGGAAGATTGTAGGGATCCGCACCTGAGGAGGGTCCAGAGGCTGGGCAGGGCCGATCCTGGGGttcatcccccaccctcccagctcaCTGCCCACTAAGCACAGCCAGATGTGTATTCTTGTggggctccagcccctccccgACCTCCAGGTCCTGCAGTGAGTGAGGCTGCCCTCCCGCCCCCTGGGCTGGGGTTCTAAGCTGCTGCAGCTGGGCCCAGGCAAGGAGGTCAGTTCATGCTCCCAGAGGGGTGGCGGGGGGGTAGCTTCTGGCACTAGACTCAGGGCCAGAGGCCTAGGGTGGGAGCTCCTGAGGAAGAGGTGAACGCCCAGGGACTCGGATTCACTGGGTCCCAAGACAGTGGCTCCTCAGAGGCCCCCTTGTCTGTCTTCAGGACTAAGAGGCATTTCTTGTCAGTGGAGGCCTGCTGGTAGACGCTTTCCCATTGAATGGATCCTGCCCCTCGTATGTGTCCTCAGGACCTGACTTGGCTTCTTTGAGTCCCAGAAGTGTCAGAAGTGTCTCTGCTTTTTTGGGATTCTTGGACTGgcttgcgggggtggggggatgggtcaggaggtggggggagtgtgCGAGGACGGGGAGGGTGCACCCCAtgctgggagtgggagaggccgGCGCCCCGGCCTCCGCTATCTGAAGCTCTTCTGCCTCCAGATACTCAGGGTtctctctctgcagagcagggacctTGATGGAGGAGCCGCTGGGCCTGTTGGAATGGTGAGCACAGGGGCAGAGGCCTGGAGAGGCCAGGAGGAGCAAGTCCACCACCTGGGGATTGGTCGCTAAGAAATGCATTTGGGGGTCAGCCCACCCCAGGGTGGTCCTTCAGCCCTTGCTCTGGGTTGACCAGGGTAAGGCAGAGCAAGTTCAGGGTCTGCAGGTGGAATGCCAGGCGCCACCTGGGCCAGCAGGAGAGGCTGGAGGTACTGCCACAGCCTGGGTGGGCAGGCAGGTGGTTCTGTTAGCCGGCTCCCTCCCggccctctccctgctttctccGGCTGGGGGCCTTCCCCCAGCCTGGGCCACTGGCGCCTCTGCCCTGGTCTGTCCTCGGGCCTATGTAATGAGCAGGATCCCCCAGAGCTTCCCTGCCAtggggctgggggcccaggcTGGACACCTGGAACCCAAGACGGGCCTCTTCGGGGACTGGCTGGAGGCGGGCAGGGGGCAGTCAGGGAGCCTCTGGCCCGGCCCTAGTTGAGCTGTCTCTTGGGAGGGGCTCCAGCCTCTTGCTGGGCATTGGGGAGGTGCCAAGTTCAGGgaggccagccccagccccgcctcagagagggtgggagagTGAGGGGCATTCTGGACAGGTAGCAGGAGGAGAAGCAACAGCCGTACCCAGGGAGCCTCTGTGTGGACACACATGAAAACTGTTTCCAGGGGGACCAGAGAGCCCTGAATGTGTGAGAAAGGGCATAGGCTTTAGCCAAGAGGACAGGGTGGCTGACCAGAGCTCCATTAGGCAGAGGAGTGGTTACCCTATCAGGAGAGGGACCACTCCAGAGGTGTAGACGGACCATCTGGGAGAGGGAGCACCCCAGAGGTGTAGACGGATCATCCAGGAGAGGAGCACAAATGCCAGAGTACAgagcagggtgggtgggtggggcatAGCTTGGAAAGGCTACCATCTGGGCTGCTCGTCGCCGACGGGGCCTCACTGTGAAGCAGGTGCAGACAGGACAGAAGGCAGGCAGCCTTGCTCAGTGCAcgatataaaatgtttattgataCACATTTATTGTCTTCTATAAAACTTGCATTGGCTACATGGGGCCCTTGTGCTtggaggtgggctggggtggCCAGGTAGAGCCAGGGCCCACTCCTGGGTGGGGACTGGAGCCCAGAGACTCCTGGACAGTGGGCCAAGGTTCGAGGACCAGGTGCACAGCAGCATGGACATGCTGTGCTCTGGGAGGCTGCCCAGGGGCTGGCCGCAGGGAGCCGGAAATGAGATTGACCTGCTCCAGCTGCCCGGGCCGCTTCCCATCTAGCTGCTTGCCATGATCGGAAACTCCCCCATTAAAGTCACCGAAGGATTCAGGGCAGGGATGTTGGGTGCAGAAGGCTGGAACTACAAGGCAGGTTAGCCAGAACTCTCTTCCAGATAGCACCTTCACGTCCAGGCCGGCTTGCCAATACCGCCTTGAGGGGGCGGAACGGAGAGAACAGGTGCCCTGACGGGGCAAAGCTACGGCCCCGAAGGGGGACAGTGGTGGTGGCTACATTGTTTTCAAGGAGGCCTGATTGAAAGGGGTAGGAGGGGGATGGGGCTGGGTGACCCCTccgtcccctcccttccccaccagctTCTGGCCATGGAGGAGAATGGCGGGGGAAGCCTGTCCAGGGGGCCTGCATGTAGGTGGCTGCTCGGTCTCCCAGCCAGCCACCCCAGAGCCTCCAGCCCACGGAGGAGGCGGCATGAGGAGCCAGAGCAGACCTTTCTCCTTGCACTTGGGCAGTGTGGCAGCGGCCCCTGCTGCCCAGCTGGCACCGGCCTCTCAGGACGCGTTCCCGGCGGGGCACTGCATCTCCATGGTGACCGTGTTGGGCGTGCCGCCCCCGGCTTCCCCCAGCTCGGCACCATCCCGCAGGGCCCGCTGGAAGACCACCCGGAGAGGCTCCCACAGCCGCTGGGACTTGTCCCTCCCCGCCAGGAAGTAGACGACGGGCTTGGCGCTGCTGTGGATGCAGATGCAGAGGTCGGTGACGTACTCAGGGAAGGGGGCCGGGATCTGGAAGACCCAGAAGAGGAACCAGTCGATCCCCAGGTAGATGGAGGACACGAGAAACACGGACACCATGGCCAGGATGACGTGGTTGAGCTTGGCAGAGCGCTGGCGCCGCCCGGCCCGGCACTCCACGTGCAGGAtgagcagcaggcagggcagcACCATGAGCGGGCAGAAGACGAGGAACAGCAGGATGCCCAGGAAGGTGTCCATGCGCCCACAGGTGCTGCCGGAGCCCCGCGGGGCCAGGAACACGCAGCAGTAGTGGTGGACGCCGGTGACCAGGAGCGACAGGGTCCAGAGCAGGGCGCACACCACGGCCGACAGGCGCTTGGGCCGGCGGCGCCAGTACCAGACGGGGAAGACGACGCACAGGCAGCGCTCCGAGCTCACGGCGGGCAGGAGGCTCACGCCGCCCACGAACGTGCAGAGCCCCACGACCCTGGTCACGGCGCGGACGTAGTCGGCGAACGTGCCCACGAAGCCGCCCGCGTTCAGGACGGAGAACACAGCCTTGCTGAAGAGGTAGCCGACGTCGGCGCCGGCCAGGTGCAGGAAGTACACGGAGAAGGGGCTCCGCTTGATGGAGAAGCCGAAAAACCAGAGGACCAGCCCGTTGCCCACCAGGCCGCACAGACAGAGGAGCAGGAAGATGTAGTTCATGACGGCGGGCGGCGGCAGCATGGTGATCTGTTCGATGGTCAGGAAGCCGCGGATGTACAGCTCGGGGGCCTCACTCACGTCAGGACACAGCTGGGCGGGCGCAGAGGGGGAGACACCTGTGATGCgggctgggccccacccccagacctgCACCCGTGTCCCGGCTGATCACGGGGGCGAAGCCAATGAACTGGCTGGAACTAGAGCAGAAGACAGCCCTGCTCCCTCCTAGTGCCCCTGCTCTGTGTCCCCAGGTCTGCAGCTAGCGGCCTGGAGGAGCGAGAGCGGAGACCGGCAGACGGAATAGAGGCCCGGGACGGCCCACCTGTGGGCAAAGGTGTCTGTATCACGAAAGATACGAACAACGGAAGAACCTTTCCAGGTTGAGGGACCGTGCTGAGCCATGGCCAGTAGATACGACACCTAGATTTCAGAGTGGCCCTACAGGTCGCTGTGAAGGCTGTTAGCGGGGTGACGGGGAAGCGCTTGTCTAGACCGGGTATCCTCATGCTGCACCAGCGTTAGATTTTGTGAGTCGGAAGATGCCCTTCGGCCCGTACTGGAAGCTCCTTGTTCTCGGAGGCCCCAGGCTATTTGGGGGTAAAAGGGGGCTTGATGTCTGCAATTTACTTTCCAACAGTTCTGGGAAAGAGTCCGTCATGGGAGGCATCGAGAGAAAACACAGGCGGCAAAGGCTATCTGCTGGTGAAGGACACACACGTCCGCACTGCACTGTCTGTGCAAATTTTCTGTGCATTTGCCAGTTTTCAcaccaaaatgtgaaaatatttatttttaaaaaatagaataaaataattgaaaaggtGGACCCTGGCCCTCACTGGAGTGGGAGCCTTGTCGCGGGATCAGAGAGACCGAAGGATGTAGAAGCGGTtccctgcagggctggggtgACCCTGGGTGTCTGGATCGTGAGGGATCTGGGTGCGGCCCaggccccccccacccagggaggTGGAGACTTGTGGCACTCTGGGGAGGCACTCTGATGCTCGAACAGTCTGGCCGACCGAGGGCACGGGGCTATCTTGCCTACAGGGTCTGGGCTGGGGATGAATGCGTGAACCTGGGCCCGGAGCAAGTCACTGGTTTGGGGGGCGTGCACACGAGAGCACCTGTCCCAAGCAAAGTGGGCAGCTGCTCTGTTCCAGCTGGtgggtgctggggggtgggagggggtacAGTTGAAACAGGACCATGGGCTGAGTGGCCCGTCCATCatcctttcccccctccccagagaagccagaaaaCCCTAGATCGTAATGTGAACTCCCCTGATCTTTAAATGTTCGCATTTAAAAACATCGTGTGGGCCAAACATAACACATCCACAAGCCGGATTCCTTCTCAGGCTGTCACTTTGACCTCCCATTCCAAGCAACAGGGCTGCTCAGAGCTCCGTCACGCCCCTCCTTCAACCGGGCAGACGTCACTAGTCCGTCCCAGCGCTCCTTCCCACAGAGCCTGAACCTGACACCCCCACCCTAGTTCCcgccagaccccccccccccccatctaaGGCTGGGTATCGGTTCCATTGCTCATGACTCTCACCCAAAGGAAATAAACGGAAAGGTTCTTGAGGCTGGAACATTCCACCGCCTTCCAGATGGTCCCCAGCTTTGCCAGATACCCCATAACGGGGGGAGGGGGTTTTGTCAAGGGAGTCTGCAAGCAGAGACTGGAGGTGTTGGCAAGACTTTGGGGAGACTGTGAGGTCCAGGCAAGCACGTTAAGGGGGTCTTATATACCAGGCACGCTTATTGGCTCAACATCTCTGCCCGTCAACCTCCAAACCCCTTAGCTCGCTCTTTCCTCAGCCTTTCCTCTTGGTGGCTTTGACCACTCCAGGCCACGGAGCAGTGGTCCCCAAGACCCAGTGCCCAGACAAGCCCATGCTGAGGGATCTCTCAGAGCTCCTCACAGGCTGGAAAAAGTCTGCAGTTCCCTCTCCGGAGTCAGAGCGGGAGGGCTGGTGAGTCACTGGGCGTGTAGCTACCACCCCAGCCACATGGCGGCCTTGGAAAATGCCTGTGCTCAGCCCGGcccccctccctgggctctgccttTTCTCTGGGGATTTCTGGAGACTTCTCCCCAGCCGGTCCCATCTCTTCCTCCCATGGCTGCTGCTCTACAGCGGTCACCAAGGGAGAAGACCGAGGGCCACAGGCCCCGGGCAAGAGTCCAGGCTCCGTTCCGACCTCTGGGCTCATCCCAGTCGAGGTATCGTGCTGTCGTGAGCCTCAGTTTTCGCCAATGTGGAGGAGGTTGTACCAGATGAACTCAGAAGGTCCTTCCAATGTGGAGCGTGCTTGGCCCAGGATTGAGAAGGGAGCTCCGGAGTTTTCAAGGAGCTCAGAGAAGTAGGGggctgggaagggcagaaggggtGGGTTGGCTTGATGCCTTGTTGGGGTCTTGGCCACAGCCGGTGCCGAAACGTAAACCATGACTACCAGACCCTGGCCTTCAGCAGCCCGGGCAGGGTGGCCCAGCGCCTGTGGTGCTCTGTGGGGCCCACGGCTTCAGGGACGCCTTGGAGCCTGCTCCTCTGGGTCTCCTGGCAAGGCCTGGCCGTGGGATATAGCTGACCCCATCTCTTCAGGGAAGAGACAGAACAAGGCTGCTCAAGGTAGAAACGGCTCGCACAGGGTATGCACAGGGAAGGGATTTGAGGCTGCTGGGGATACTGGCGACCGGGGGGGccctgggagcagggctggggcacATAGCCCAGAGGGTCTCCTGCCCACCAGTGTGTCCTGAGACACAGGATTGTTCTGCGTGGCAGAGTGCAGGGGAAGGGGATGCTGGGCCTCTCCTACCCCACTCCTACCccactcctcctctcccaccccaccccgccccactgTGCCTGGAGCCCCCTCTGCTGCCCAGCAGCACTTGCCTTACTCCGGCTGCCTGGATGGGCCTCCCAGGAACAGTTCCCCACCATCTCCAGGCCTGGTGAGTGCAGACTTCTCACGGCTCTGCTCGCGGTGCGCCGGCCCGCACGCTTCTCCTGGCAAAGGCAGAAGGGGTGGCCTCAGGGCAGccgtgtcccccacccccctaGGAGGCCCCGCCACCTtccagcccccccgccccagcccccacaGCTGTCTCCTTAGAGAAAAGGCCAGCAAGCaagcacctggctgcctcagagGCGGCTGTGCGGGGACACAGGACAGTCCTGCGGGGTCCAGGGCCGGTCATGTCTGCACACACTGCCCCCTCCTGTTCGGGCTCCACGTTGACGCCTTTGTCACGGCCAAGATGCTCATTGCTGCTTGCTGGGGGAGAAGCCTCTCGCCTCATCCCTTCTTGCTTGGTCTGTGTGATTTCTGAAGCCAGGTGGCTTTTGGGGACAGGCAGTTATGCCCACATGCATTGGCCTTGCATGTCCTTTGTGCCAGCCCACGGGGGCTCAGGGCTTCCCGGCAGGCAGTCCCAGCCAGTCTCCTCCTCTCCAGGAGACCCGGAGGAGCAGGCTCCAAGGCGTCCCTGAAGCCGTGGGCCCCACAGAGCACCACAGGCGCTGGGCCACCCTGCCCGGGCTGCTGAAGGCCAGGGTCTGGTAGTCATGGTTTACGTTTCGGCACCGGCTGTGGCCAAGACCCCAACAAGGCATCAAGCCAACCCaccccttctgcccttcccagccCCCTACTTCTCTGAGCTCCTTGAAAACTCCGGAGCTCCCTTCTCAATCCTGGGCAAAGCTACGGTGCAGGGTCTTCCGACAGTAGGTGACTGCAAGGCAGGACAGCCTGGTCAGCCATCAGCATCACTGACCCCACCATCACCCCCGGGACAGCGACTCCTAGCCAGGAGCTGGACACCACGCCAGCCAGGAGCTGGACACCACGCCAGCCAGCCAATGTCTATCGCCCCCCGTGGTCCTCGTTACCGGCTAGGAGGCAGGAATCATCGTTCCCCTATGACGGGGCCTCCGAGGCTCAGGGAGGTACAGCCACCTGCCCAGGGGTCCCCTCGGTAACACCTGTGCCCACTGTAGCCCAGGAGATTTGCATGTCATTGAACCCCGAGGGGCTGCGGAGGAAGAACAGGTGGAGGGAGCTGGCCAGGAGAGCCCTGAAGTGGCCCTGGCCCCAGGCCGGAGGACGGGCAGCTGTACTCAGCGGCGGCCCCAGGTCAGGAGACCTGGAAGGGGTGACAGCCCACGGAGGGGGACATCCCTGCCTGACGGAGATAGCTCCATCCTGGCCAGGCAGAGTTCTGGGTCCATGTGCCCCAGGTCCCCTTTGAATGGACTCCTGCTCCCCAATTTGAGCCCTGCCCTAGCAGACAAGCACGGAGCTGTCCCACTGTGTGGGTGGAGAGGCTGAGGCCGAGCTGTAGGCCATTGGCCGGGCCCTCCTCCCCAGAGGGAACACTGGGCTGCTCGGCCAGCATCCCCCAGAAGTTCTTCCCGGCCCGCCGTGGCATGTGTCCCTCCACTCCCCGAGCCAGCATGGGACCCAGGCAGGCGCGCCTGTCATCTGGCGGGGAAGGGTGGCCAATGGCGGCCTGCGGCCCCTGTCTTGGACAGTGCGGCCATGTGCCCCGTGGTGTGggcaagtgtgtatgtgtgcctggCGTGTGGGTCACAGAGTGGCATGCGGTGACAGCAGGGCGGGAGCCCTTGTACTCCAGAGGATGTGGGTGTGTCCGGTGCATGCCACTGAGTATGCATCTAGAGCCCCACACCCCCTCCAGCCCGGCCACTGGCCTAGCTGCCTTGGACAGGCCTTCCCTGCACCCTGGGGCTTGCCCAAGCTCTCCCTGCCTGCACGCTACTGGCTTCGGTCCCGTCCTTACTGGTTCCCTTTGCCCCCCACTCACAATGCTCCCAGTATCCCTGATTGTATACCACCCCTGGGTCTGGGCCCTCGTGGATGTCCTGGCTGCC
This DNA window, taken from Lutra lutra chromosome 10, mLutLut1.2, whole genome shotgun sequence, encodes the following:
- the MRGPRF gene encoding mas-related G-protein coupled receptor member F, with the protein product MVGNCSWEAHPGSRSKLCPDVSEAPELYIRGFLTIEQITMLPPPAVMNYIFLLLCLCGLVGNGLVLWFFGFSIKRSPFSVYFLHLAGADVGYLFSKAVFSVLNAGGFVGTFADYVRAVTRVVGLCTFVGGVSLLPAVSSERCLCVVFPVWYWRRRPKRLSAVVCALLWTLSLLVTGVHHYCCVFLAPRGSGSTCGRMDTFLGILLFLVFCPLMVLPCLLLILHVECRAGRRQRSAKLNHVILAMVSVFLVSSIYLGIDWFLFWVFQIPAPFPEYVTDLCICIHSSAKPVVYFLAGRDKSQRLWEPLRVVFQRALRDGAELGEAGGGTPNTVTMEMQCPAGNAS